A DNA window from Syngnathus typhle isolate RoL2023-S1 ecotype Sweden linkage group LG2, RoL_Styp_1.0, whole genome shotgun sequence contains the following coding sequences:
- the slc35a2 gene encoding UDP-galactose translocator isoform X3, protein MADRKLNLVAEDLTVKRGHDEINVKETLLFLVDTVFFQYRDTLKLAVPSLIYTLQNNLQYIAISNLPAATYQVTYQLKILTTALFSVLMLKKTLSKVQWFSLLLLFVGVAIVQVQQGASKETEKANQNYVVGLMAVVISCLSSGFAGVYFEKILKGSSASVWVRNVQLGIFGTTLGTLAMCWNDGAAVAHRGLFSGYTSMVWCVILNQAFGGLLVAVVVKYADNILKGFATSFSIIISTIMSIYLFAFHVDPLFAAGAGLVISAVYMYSLPKSSSNLTSSFPTLRTEDVAKVEPFQTKCDRKQKRF, encoded by the exons TCAACGTAAAGGAGACGTTGTTGTTCCTGGTGGACACCGTCTTCTTTCAATACAGGGACACGCTGAAGCTGGCTGTTCCATCTCTCATCTACACGCTACAAAACAACCTGCAATACATTGCCATCTCCAACCTGCCTGCTGCCACCTACCAG GTGACGTACCAACTGAAGATCCTTACCACAGCGCTCTTCAGTGTATTGATGCTGAAGAAGACTCTGTCCAAAGTGCAGTGGTTTTCACTACTGCTGCTCTTCGTTGGTGTCGCAATTGTGCAG GTCCAGCAGGGGGCCAGCAAGGAGACGGAGAAAGCTAATCAGAACTATGTGGTAGGCCTGATGGCCGTGGTCATCAGCTGCCTGTCGTCGGGATTCGCCGGCGTCTACTTTGAGAAGATCCTGAAGGGGAGCTCGGCGTCTGTGTGGGTGCGCAACGTGCAGCTGGGCATCTTCGGCACTACGCTGGGGACGTTGGCGATGTGCTGGAACGACGGTGCCGCCGTAGCTCACCGCGGACTCTTCTCGGGCTACACCTCCATGGTGTGGTGCGTCATCCTCAACCAGGCGTTTGGCGGCCTCCTGGTAGCCGTGGTGGTGAAGTACGCCGACAACATCCTGAAAGGCTTCGCTACCTCCTTCTCCATCATTATCTCCACCATCATGTCCATCTACCTGTTTGCTTTCCACGTCGACCCACTCTTTGCCGCCGGTGCTGGGCTAGTCATCAGCGCCGTCTACATGTACAGCCTCCCTAAATCGTCATCCAACCTCACTTCATCTTTCCCGACGTTGAGAACTGAGGATGTCGCCAAGGTGGAGCCCTTTCAGACAAA